The Flavobacterium jumunjinense genome includes a region encoding these proteins:
- a CDS encoding type II secretion system F family protein: MSLDLNNYKKTAQKEKKDFQFSLGKISLSKTFSDKQKEVFYRELGMLLKSGVDFKKALEILSQQVEKKKEKELILTLKDNIVHGKSIYESMMESKQFSPYEYYSVQIGEETRKLEEVLTELQKYFNRKIQMRRQIVSVLTYPSIVMLVTVLVLYFMLNKVVPMFSSVFRQFGSELPKSTQYIIKISNYSGTLFLLFFLTIIGLVVAHFMLKEKEGYRKFISNLILKIPYFGNLIRKIYISRFCQSMNLLITSKTTLLTSLSLTSKMIGFYPIEKSIETIKADITKGASLHESLRKHTIYENKLVSMVEVAEQINQLDTMFERLTEQYNEEISHQTKMIGVVLEPMIIIVIGVIVGVIMVSMYAPMFDLSKIINS; the protein is encoded by the coding sequence ATGAGTTTAGACTTAAACAATTATAAGAAAACAGCGCAAAAAGAAAAAAAGGATTTCCAATTTAGTTTGGGAAAAATTAGTTTGTCCAAAACTTTTTCAGACAAGCAAAAAGAGGTTTTTTATAGAGAATTAGGTATGCTTTTAAAATCGGGAGTCGATTTTAAAAAAGCATTAGAAATTTTGAGTCAGCAAGTAGAAAAGAAAAAAGAAAAAGAGTTAATCTTAACTTTGAAAGACAATATTGTACACGGTAAAAGCATCTATGAATCGATGATGGAATCGAAGCAATTTTCTCCTTATGAATATTATAGTGTTCAAATTGGTGAAGAAACCAGAAAATTAGAAGAGGTTTTAACTGAATTGCAAAAATATTTCAATCGAAAAATTCAAATGCGTAGGCAAATTGTATCTGTATTAACATACCCTTCTATTGTAATGTTGGTGACTGTTTTGGTGCTGTATTTCATGTTGAATAAAGTTGTTCCTATGTTTAGCTCGGTGTTTCGTCAATTTGGGAGCGAATTACCTAAAAGCACACAATATATTATTAAAATTTCTAACTATTCTGGAACGTTATTTTTATTGTTTTTCTTAACAATTATTGGTTTAGTGGTAGCGCATTTCATGTTGAAAGAAAAAGAAGGTTATCGAAAATTCATTTCAAACCTAATCTTGAAAATTCCTTATTTCGGAAACCTCATTCGAAAAATATACATTTCTCGTTTTTGTCAATCGATGAATTTATTGATTACATCAAAAACTACTTTACTAACATCTTTGTCTTTAACTTCAAAAATGATTGGATTTTACCCTATTGAAAAGTCAATTGAAACGATTAAAGCAGATATAACAAAAGGAGCTTCTTTACATGAAAGCCTTAGAAAGCACACTATTTATGAAAACAAATTGGTTTCTATGGTTGAAGTTGCAGAACAGATTAACCAACTAGACACGATGTTTGAACGCTTAACGGAACAATATAATGAAGAAATTAGCCATCAAACAAAGATGATTGGTGTCGTTTTAGAACCTATGATAATTATTGTTATTGGAGTTATTGTTGGAGTTATTATGGTCTCTATGTATGCCCCTATGTTCGATTTAAGTAAAATTATTAATAGTTAA
- a CDS encoding IS110 family RNA-guided transposase, giving the protein MSKFKHFLGIDASKEYFDAVVILDGIKEKPVHSQFVNDYKGIKSLYKWLKEQGSTFENTLVCLEHTGMYGKLIIKYLMVYNFSLWVEMSLKIIKSIGIQRGKNDKVDAERIAFYAMKNVEESITYNPPRTEIDKIKNLLSLREKLVDTKSCLLRNAKELKSFDLEVAKFSEKLQKNTIKGIDLDLKNIERQLDNIIKEDENLCRIYKIVTSVIGIGRVTTLFLICYTNEFTMYSTPRQLACYAGVVPFEHTSGKSIRAKPKVHYLANKKLKKQLHMCALSAIKHDPELKLYFNKKVEEGKSKMLVINNVRNKLVHRVCACIRENKIFEKRQVA; this is encoded by the coding sequence ATGAGCAAATTTAAACATTTTTTAGGCATTGATGCTTCAAAAGAATACTTTGATGCTGTAGTTATTTTAGATGGAATTAAAGAAAAACCCGTTCACAGTCAATTTGTAAATGATTACAAAGGAATCAAATCCCTTTATAAATGGTTGAAAGAACAAGGTTCTACTTTTGAGAATACGCTTGTTTGTTTAGAACATACAGGTATGTATGGGAAATTAATTATCAAATATTTAATGGTTTATAATTTTTCTCTTTGGGTTGAAATGTCATTAAAAATAATCAAAAGTATTGGAATTCAAAGAGGTAAAAACGACAAAGTTGATGCCGAAAGAATCGCTTTTTATGCTATGAAAAACGTAGAGGAATCCATTACTTATAATCCCCCGAGAACGGAAATAGATAAAATCAAAAACCTTTTATCATTACGTGAGAAACTAGTTGACACAAAATCTTGTTTATTACGCAATGCAAAAGAACTTAAATCATTTGATTTAGAAGTAGCTAAATTTTCTGAAAAGCTACAAAAAAACACAATCAAAGGAATTGATTTAGATTTAAAAAACATTGAAAGGCAATTGGATAATATAATAAAAGAAGATGAAAATCTTTGTAGAATCTATAAAATTGTCACATCCGTTATAGGTATTGGCAGAGTAACTACGTTGTTTTTGATTTGTTATACAAATGAATTTACAATGTATTCAACTCCTCGTCAATTAGCTTGTTATGCGGGCGTTGTTCCTTTTGAACATACATCAGGAAAAAGTATAAGAGCAAAGCCTAAAGTTCATTATTTGGCAAATAAAAAACTGAAAAAGCAACTGCATATGTGTGCATTATCAGCAATTAAACACGACCCAGAACTAAAGCTTTATTTTAATAAAAAAGTGGAAGAAGGAAAAAGCAAAATGCTTGTCATTAACAATGTTAGAAACAAACTCGTTCATAGAGTATGTGCTTGTATTAGAGAAAATAAAATCTTTGAAAAAAGACAAGTAGCTTGA
- a CDS encoding aldo/keto reductase: MRYTTLPNTDIKISEACLGTMTFGNQNTEEEAHSQLDFAIEKGINFIDTAEMYPIGGNEHIFGSTERYIGSWINKIGKTEREKLVIATKIAGPNRGMTYIREPLDFSKKSITEAVELSLKNLQTDYIDLYQMHWPERVMNMFQKRGVQEIDSNWQYNILEILHVFDGLIKEGKIKQIGVSNENPYGVMRFLMESEKHNLPKIATIQNPYSLLNRLYEVGLSEMCMREDVGLLAYSPLGFGFLSGKYLNGMEPNYRMAMFPNFIRYTNENCYKATQLYKELAESNGLSLVEMSLAFVKQQNSVTATIIGATSLKQLEENINAFEVVLSEKILQSINMIQESIPNPAP; this comes from the coding sequence ATGAGATATACTACTTTACCTAATACAGATATAAAAATAAGTGAAGCTTGTCTTGGGACAATGACTTTTGGAAATCAGAATACTGAAGAGGAAGCACATTCGCAACTCGATTTTGCAATAGAGAAAGGAATCAATTTTATTGATACAGCAGAAATGTATCCAATAGGAGGCAACGAGCATATCTTTGGAAGCACAGAAAGATATATTGGTAGTTGGATTAATAAAATTGGTAAAACAGAAAGAGAAAAATTAGTTATTGCTACTAAAATTGCGGGACCAAATAGAGGGATGACATATATTCGTGAACCTTTAGACTTTTCTAAAAAAAGTATAACTGAAGCAGTTGAGCTTAGTCTGAAAAATTTGCAAACAGATTATATAGATCTATATCAAATGCATTGGCCAGAAAGGGTTATGAATATGTTTCAAAAAAGAGGTGTTCAGGAAATTGATTCAAATTGGCAATATAATATTTTAGAAATTCTACATGTTTTCGATGGTCTAATTAAGGAAGGGAAAATTAAACAGATAGGAGTTTCTAACGAAAATCCTTATGGTGTTATGCGCTTTTTAATGGAAAGTGAAAAGCATAATCTTCCAAAAATTGCAACCATACAAAATCCATATTCTTTATTAAATAGACTTTATGAAGTAGGACTTAGTGAAATGTGTATGAGAGAAGATGTTGGTTTATTAGCCTATTCGCCATTAGGCTTTGGTTTTCTTTCAGGTAAATATTTAAATGGAATGGAGCCAAATTATAGAATGGCAATGTTTCCAAACTTTATTAGATATACAAATGAGAATTGTTATAAAGCAACACAGTTGTATAAAGAATTGGCAGAATCTAATGGTTTAAGTTTAGTAGAGATGTCTCTAGCTTTTGTGAAACAACAAAATAGTGTGACAGCTACAATTATTGGAGCAACTTCTTTAAAGCAATTAGAAGAAAATATAAATGCTTTTGAAGTTGTTTTATCGGAAAAGATTCTTCAAAGTATTAATATGATTCAAGAGAGTATTCCAAACCCTGCTCCATAA